From Syngnathoides biaculeatus isolate LvHL_M chromosome 19, ASM1980259v1, whole genome shotgun sequence, a single genomic window includes:
- the aoc1 gene encoding amiloride-sensitive amine oxidase [copper-containing], producing MTTPHPNHKCLGYALQQTITVLSLPGLHATRAAKSTRATMRLLCLLYLLSLAACMASRRRDWAHHGAPMFADLTPREMKAVRAYLHGISEFGLTDAHNSSLKKNSILMMELQVPKKHEALRALDRGQARPPRQARVIIQFANQAEPNITEFIVGPLPSPNSHEVKRFKGDRPIPFESRPMTTLEYHYLNQSIGKLTAKAHKLLFETTGGFTFTQCADRCLYFIDIAPRGLASGERRSWIMLVKLVEGYYIHPIGFEILLNHKDLDPDNWAVEKVWYNSMFFDSVEELVKKYESGAVDKVSLPHHDDNDHYSTYFPRGQSNTPTNIHGPKLVEPQGHRYHIDRNFVEYAGWSFSYRVRSSAGLQVFDVRFNGERIAYEISLQEAIAFYAGDTPAGMQTKYIDAGWIMGSLSFELAPGIDCPEIATFVDLYHYFDADKPVRFRNALCIFEMTTALPLRRHFNAFDGGYNFFGGLDNTVLVVRTTSTVFNYDYIWDFIFYQNGVMEVKVSATGYIHATFFTPNGLQYGRKVYNYVLGNLHTHLINYKVDLDIAGRENSIQTLDLKYVNFTNPWSPNNFIVQSKLSWTERKTERSAAFRYGKKFPRYIHFYNPNEKNKWGHQKGYRIQLNSHGDSVLPRGWQEENGISWSRYPLAVTRHKDSEATSSSIYNQNDPWKPVVAFEDYIRNDEDIVNQDLVAWVTVGFLHVPHSEDIPNTATPGNAVGFFLRPFNFFDEDPSAVSRSTVIVRPGPDGKPKVQRWTPEVIGHCVSDKPFFYNGTYAEV from the exons CGATGAGGCTTCTTTGTCTGCTGTATCTGCTCTCCTTGGCTGCTTGCATGGCTTCCAGAAGACGAGATTGGGCTCATCACGGGGCGCCCATGTTTGCTGACCTGACACCTCGCGAGATGAAAGCCGTCCGGGCTTACCTCCATGGCATTTCAGAATTTGGACTTACTGATGCTCATAATTCATCTCTGAAAAAGAACAGCATCCTGATGATGGAGCTCCAGGTGCCGAAGAAGCATGAAGCTTTGAGAGCTTTGGACCGTGGTCAAGCCAGACCTCCACGTCAAGCACGTGTCATTATTCAGTTTGCGAACCAAGCTGAGCCAAATATCACGGAGTTTATCGTCGGCCCGCTTCCATCTCCGAACTCTCATGAGGTCAAGAGGTTCAAAGGAGATAGACCTATCCCGTTTGAGTCAAGGCCAATGACTACATTAGAGTATCATTACCTCAATCAAAGCATTGGCAAACTCACAGCTAAAGCTCACAAGCTTCTGTTCGAGACTACGGGAGGATTTACATTCACACAATGCGCTGATCGCTGTTTGTATTTCATCGACATAGCCCCAAGAGGGCTGGCCTCAGGTGAGAGGAGGTCCTGGATTATGTTGGTCAAGTTAGTGGAAGGATATTATATCCATCCAATTGGGTTTGAGATACTGCTCAACCATAAAGACTTGGATCCAGATAACTGGGCTGTTGAGAAGGTGTGGTACAACAGCATGTTCTTCGATAGCGTGGAGGAGTTGGTAAAGAAGTATGAGTCAGGAGCTGTGGACAAGGTCAGTCTACCTCATCATGATGACAATGATCACTACTCCACCTACTTTCCACGGGGTCAAAGCAACACTCCCACTAATATCCACGGCCCAAAACTTGTAGAGCCGCAGGGGCATCGCTATCATATTGACCGCAACTTTGTTGAATATGCCGGCTGGTCGTTCTCCTACAGAGTGCGTTCATCAGCCGGTCTTCAGGTCTTTGATGTCCGTTTTAACGGAGAAAGGATCGCTTACGAGATCAGCCTCCAAGAAGCTATTGCTTTCTATGCTGGTGACACCCCCGCAGGGatgcaaacaaaatacattgatgCTGGTTGGATCATGGGTTCCCTGTCGTTTGAGCTAGCCCCCGGAATCGACTGTCCAGAAATTGCCACCTTTGTTGACCTTTACCACTACTTTGACGCGGACAAACCAGTGCGCTTTAGAAATGCTCTCTGTATTTTTGAGATGACCACAGCTTTGCCTCTGAGAAGACATTTCAACGCATTCGATGGAGGGTACAACTTTTTTGGAGGACTAGACAACACCGTGCTGGTGGTACGGACCACGTCAACTGTTTTCAACTATGATTATATCTGGGATTTCATCTTCTACCAAAATGGCGTGATGGAGGTAAAGGTCAGCGCCACTGGTTATATCCACGCTACATTCTTTACGCCAAATGGACTTCAGTATGGCCGCAAGGTGTACAACTACGTGCTGGGAAACCTGCACACACATCTTATCAATTACAAAGTTGACCTGGATATTGCTG GTCGCGAGAACAGCATTCAGACTCTGGATTTGAAATATGTCAACTTCACAAACCCCTGGAGCCCCAACAATTTCATCGTCCAGTCCAAACTCAGCTGGACCGAACGCAAGACGGAGCGTTCTGCTGCTTTCCGCTATGGCAAAAAGTTCCCTCGCTACATACACTTTTACAACcctaatgagaaaaataaatggggACATCAAAAGGGATATCGTATACAGTTAAACTCGCACGGCGACAGTGTTCTTCCAAGGGGCTGGCAAGAAGAAAACGGCATCAGCTGGTCAAG ATATCCTCTGGCTGTTACTCGTCATAAAGACAGTGAGGCCACCAGCAGCAGTATTTATAACCAGAATGACCCCTGGAAACCTGTTGTGGCATTTGAGGATTACATTCGCAACGATGAAGACATCGTCaaccag GATCTGGTTGCCTGGGTGACAGTGGGCTTCCTGCATGTGCCTCATTCAGAAGACATCCCCAACACAGCGACACCTGGGAACGCGGTGGGCTTCTTCCTCCGACCCTTTAACTTCTTCGACGAGGACCCTTCGGCGGTATCCAGAAGCACGGTCATCGTCCGACCGGGGCCGGACGGGAAGCCCAAAGTCCAGCGGTGGACGCCAGAGGTCATAGGTCATTGTGTGTCAGACAAGCCCTTCTTTTACAATGGCACTTATGCAGAAGTCTAG